One genomic window of Halovivax cerinus includes the following:
- the uvrB gene encoding excinuclease ABC subunit UvrB produces the protein MSETHSGPLQPDRPDADAPFRVDAPFDPAGDQPEAIEGLVEGYESGADKQTLLGVTGSGKTNTVSWTVEQLEQPTLVIAHNKTLAAQLYEEFRNLFPNNAVEYFVSYYDYYQPEAYVEQTDTYIDKDASINDEIDRLRHSATRSLLTRDDVIVVASVSAIYGLGDPRNYEGMAMRLEVGDEMGRDDLLKGLVDLNYERNDVDFTQGTFRVRGDTLEIFPMYGRYAVRVELWGDEIDRMVKVDPLEGEAKGEQEAVLVHPAEHYSIPESQLEQAIEEIRSDLDSRISYFERQGDLVAAQRIEERTTFDLEMMEETGYCSGIENYSVYFSEREVGDAPYTLLDYFPDDFLTVIDESHQTIPQIKGQYAGDKSRKDSLVENGFRLPTAYDNRPFTFEEFEERTDRTLYVSATPSDYERETSDNIVEQIVRPTHLVDPKVEVADATGQVDDLMDRIDERIDREERTLVTTLTKRMAEDLTEYLEEAGVDVAYMHDETDTLERHEIIRSLRLGEIDVLVGINLLREGLDIPEVSLVAILDADQEGFLRSETTLVQTMGRAARNVNGEVVLYADSPSNAMESAIEETQRRREIQQAYNAEHGFEPTTIEKEVGETNLPGSKTETTTVSGRELSDDEEAARYVEELEDRMDEAASNLEFELAADIRDRIIEVREEFGLAGHGDDEEGIAPPAEEF, from the coding sequence ATGAGTGAGACGCACTCGGGACCCCTCCAGCCCGACCGACCGGACGCCGACGCGCCGTTTCGGGTCGACGCCCCGTTCGACCCTGCGGGCGACCAGCCGGAAGCCATCGAGGGACTGGTCGAGGGGTACGAGTCCGGCGCCGACAAGCAGACGCTGTTGGGCGTGACCGGGTCGGGCAAGACCAACACCGTCTCCTGGACGGTCGAGCAGTTGGAGCAGCCCACCCTCGTCATCGCCCACAACAAGACGCTCGCCGCCCAGCTCTACGAGGAGTTTCGGAACCTCTTTCCGAACAACGCGGTCGAGTACTTCGTCTCCTACTACGACTACTACCAGCCCGAGGCCTACGTCGAGCAGACCGACACCTACATCGACAAGGACGCCTCGATCAACGACGAGATCGACCGCCTTCGCCACTCCGCCACCCGTTCGCTGTTGACGCGAGACGACGTGATCGTCGTCGCCTCGGTCTCGGCCATCTACGGCCTCGGTGACCCGCGGAACTACGAGGGGATGGCGATGCGCCTGGAGGTCGGCGACGAGATGGGGCGGGACGACCTCCTGAAGGGGCTGGTCGACCTGAACTACGAGCGAAACGACGTCGACTTCACGCAGGGCACGTTCCGCGTTCGCGGCGACACCCTCGAAATCTTCCCGATGTACGGCCGCTACGCCGTCCGCGTCGAGCTCTGGGGCGACGAGATCGACCGCATGGTGAAGGTCGACCCGCTCGAAGGCGAGGCCAAGGGCGAGCAGGAGGCCGTCCTCGTCCACCCGGCGGAGCACTACTCGATCCCCGAGTCCCAGCTCGAGCAAGCCATCGAGGAGATCCGCTCCGATCTCGACTCGCGCATCTCGTACTTCGAGCGCCAGGGCGACCTGGTCGCCGCCCAGCGCATCGAGGAGCGCACCACCTTCGACCTGGAGATGATGGAGGAGACGGGCTACTGCTCGGGCATCGAGAACTACTCGGTCTACTTCTCCGAGCGCGAGGTGGGCGACGCACCCTACACGCTACTCGATTACTTCCCCGACGACTTCCTGACCGTCATCGACGAGTCTCACCAGACGATCCCCCAGATCAAGGGCCAGTACGCCGGCGACAAGTCCCGCAAGGACTCGCTCGTCGAGAACGGCTTTCGCCTCCCGACGGCCTACGACAACCGCCCGTTCACGTTCGAGGAGTTCGAGGAACGGACCGACCGCACGCTCTACGTCTCCGCCACACCGAGTGACTACGAGCGCGAGACGTCCGACAACATCGTCGAGCAAATCGTCCGGCCCACCCACCTCGTCGACCCGAAGGTCGAAGTCGCCGACGCGACCGGCCAGGTCGACGACCTGATGGATCGCATCGACGAGCGCATCGATCGCGAGGAGCGCACCCTCGTCACGACGCTCACCAAGCGTATGGCGGAGGACCTCACGGAGTACCTCGAAGAGGCCGGCGTCGACGTCGCCTACATGCACGACGAGACCGACACCCTGGAGCGCCACGAGATCATCCGCTCCCTGCGCCTGGGCGAGATCGACGTCCTCGTCGGCATCAACCTCCTCCGGGAGGGCCTGGACATCCCCGAGGTCTCCCTCGTCGCCATCCTGGACGCCGATCAGGAGGGCTTCCTCCGCAGCGAGACCACGCTCGTCCAGACGATGGGGCGGGCCGCCCGGAACGTCAACGGTGAGGTCGTCCTCTACGCCGACTCCCCGTCGAACGCGATGGAATCGGCCATCGAGGAGACCCAGCGCCGTCGTGAGATCCAGCAGGCGTACAACGCAGAACACGGTTTCGAGCCGACCACGATCGAGAAGGAAGTCGGCGAGACGAATCTGCCGGGGAGCAAGACCGAGACGACGACGGTCTCCGGCCGCGAACTCTCGGACGACGAAGAGGCCGCACGCTACGTCGAAGAACTCGAAGACCGGATGGACGAGGCCGCGAGCAATCTGGAGTTCGAACTGGCCGCGGACATCCGCGACCGGATCATCGAGGTCCGCGAGGAGTTCGGGCTGGCAGGCCACGGCGACGACGAAGAAGGGATCGCGCCGCCAGCAGAGGAGTTCTAA
- a CDS encoding thiolase C-terminal domain-containing protein — MTPFESESGDGGVALAERAARRAIDDADVQPDSIDSVHVANMAAEAFEARTGIQNALCGALGIEGAVADRVENTSASGASAVLRGVDAIRTGRADRVLVVGVEIMSRSDRDDTTEIISRLVHDREYAQGVTLPSFAGLAADRYLDVYDADPDALAAVAVKNHRNALYNPFAQFQKRITREEARTSPPVAEPLRLYDCCPTSDGAAALVLDANEGPVRVAGIAGATGTHAVAERSDPLEIASVADAGARAMTAAGVDHDEIDVACIHDAFTILELLELEELGFVDRGTAWRATLDGQTDLDGDLPVNPGGGLKARGHPLGATGISQLVELVWQLRGDVPGDRDPVANAEVGLALNVAGFGNNAICTIVEGA; from the coding sequence ATGACGCCGTTCGAATCCGAGAGCGGCGACGGTGGCGTCGCGCTGGCCGAGCGAGCGGCCAGGCGAGCCATCGACGACGCGGATGTCCAACCCGACTCGATCGACTCGGTGCACGTCGCCAACATGGCGGCCGAAGCGTTCGAAGCGCGCACGGGCATCCAGAACGCCCTCTGTGGCGCCCTCGGCATCGAGGGGGCGGTCGCCGACCGCGTCGAGAACACCAGCGCGAGCGGCGCCAGCGCCGTCCTTCGCGGCGTCGACGCGATCCGCACCGGCCGAGCGGACCGCGTGCTCGTCGTCGGCGTCGAGATCATGTCGCGATCGGATCGGGACGACACGACCGAGATCATCAGTCGGCTCGTCCACGACCGTGAGTACGCCCAGGGTGTCACGCTTCCGTCGTTCGCCGGCCTGGCGGCCGATCGCTACCTCGACGTCTACGACGCAGATCCGGACGCGCTCGCCGCCGTCGCCGTCAAGAACCACCGGAACGCACTCTACAACCCCTTCGCGCAGTTCCAGAAGCGGATCACCCGCGAGGAGGCACGAACGTCGCCGCCGGTCGCGGAACCGCTGCGACTGTACGACTGTTGCCCGACCAGCGACGGCGCCGCGGCACTCGTGCTCGACGCCAACGAGGGGCCGGTCCGCGTCGCCGGTATCGCCGGCGCGACGGGGACGCACGCGGTCGCCGAGCGGTCGGATCCCCTCGAGATCGCGAGCGTCGCTGACGCGGGCGCGCGGGCGATGACCGCCGCCGGCGTCGACCACGACGAGATCGACGTGGCCTGCATTCACGACGCGTTCACCATCCTCGAGTTGCTCGAACTGGAGGAACTCGGGTTCGTCGATCGCGGGACCGCCTGGCGGGCGACCCTCGACGGGCAAACCGACCTGGACGGTGACCTGCCCGTCAACCCCGGCGGCGGCCTCAAGGCTCGCGGCCACCCACTCGGGGCGACCGGAATCTCTCAGCTCGTCGAACTCGTCTGGCAGCTCCGCGGGGACGTACCGGGCGACCGGGACCCCGTCGCGAACGCAGAGGTCGGTCTGGCGCTCAACGTCGCCGGCTTCGGCAACAACGCGATCTGTACGATCGTGGAGGGAGCATGA
- a CDS encoding bactofilin family protein, giving the protein MGAKSDGIGRRGSRQRTNRRRLLRMGTILLVGLLIAGTVALPVSAQTDEAGGSVVVEEGETVENVNAFAGHVVVRGTVTGDVSAMAGNVRIAEGGSVEGDLQAFAGNVEIAGTVGGDVSAAGGNLLIADSGSIGEDLEAGAGTATIDGEIGGNADIGADTITLGANASIGGDLSYSGDLQGNQDAVAGSISEDASVGPDVGPTLGPLASWLFALYALVLNLLLGAILLALFPRFSRHVADRVSTAPLRSGLVGLAVLIVVPILLVAIAITVVGIPITILGLFVFALVCWIAVVYGWFAIAAWALSALGVESAWLALVVGLVGGALLSQLPIVGGLVTFLVLLLGLGALSMGLYRHRRGRRESGPRQTTLAGPE; this is encoded by the coding sequence ATGGGCGCGAAATCGGATGGAATCGGACGACGCGGATCCAGGCAGCGGACGAATCGACGACGTCTACTCAGGATGGGGACGATCCTGCTCGTCGGCCTCCTCATCGCCGGGACCGTGGCGCTTCCGGTGTCGGCGCAGACGGACGAGGCCGGCGGGTCGGTCGTCGTCGAGGAGGGAGAGACGGTCGAGAACGTGAACGCGTTCGCCGGGCACGTCGTCGTGCGGGGGACGGTGACCGGCGACGTCAGCGCGATGGCGGGGAACGTGCGGATAGCCGAGGGCGGGAGTGTCGAGGGAGACCTGCAAGCGTTCGCAGGGAACGTCGAGATCGCGGGAACGGTCGGCGGCGACGTCTCGGCGGCCGGCGGTAACCTCCTGATCGCCGACTCGGGGTCGATCGGCGAGGACCTGGAGGCCGGGGCGGGCACGGCGACGATCGACGGAGAGATCGGTGGCAACGCCGATATCGGTGCCGACACGATCACGCTGGGTGCGAACGCCAGCATCGGCGGCGATCTCTCCTACTCAGGCGACCTCCAGGGGAACCAGGACGCCGTCGCGGGATCGATCAGCGAGGACGCGTCGGTCGGGCCCGACGTCGGGCCGACCCTCGGACCGCTCGCATCCTGGCTCTTCGCCCTCTACGCGCTCGTCCTGAACCTGCTCCTGGGTGCCATCCTGCTCGCACTCTTCCCGCGCTTCTCGCGCCACGTCGCCGACCGGGTGTCCACCGCACCGCTCCGGTCCGGCCTCGTCGGCCTGGCCGTCCTGATCGTCGTCCCGATCTTGCTCGTGGCGATCGCGATCACGGTCGTCGGGATCCCGATCACGATCCTCGGCCTGTTCGTCTTCGCGCTTGTCTGCTGGATCGCGGTCGTCTACGGCTGGTTCGCCATCGCCGCCTGGGCCCTCTCCGCACTCGGCGTCGAGAGCGCGTGGCTCGCGCTCGTCGTCGGACTCGTCGGCGGCGCCCTGCTCTCGCAACTGCCCATCGTCGGCGGCCTCGTGACGTTCCTCGTCCTCCTGCTCGGGCTCGGCGCGCTGTCGATGGGACTCTACCGACATCGGCGGGGACGCCGCGAGTCGGGACCGAGACAGACCACGCTGGCGGGACCGGAGTGA
- a CDS encoding DUF4397 domain-containing protein, giving the protein MSPTRRTAIKGTAVVGGLTAIPGAVYATGEHDDDDRETKDDGSEPSAAPEAAVRVAHLSPDAPAVDVYLAGDKVLADVAYGTISHYLGVDTGTYNVRITAAGDAETVVFDDDVTIGSAYYTVAAIGELGADTFQPLILTDAGSALVRLVHTAPDAPAVDVYAGDAALFRNVAFGEASDYVAVPAGDYDLAVRPAGDAETTVATVTASVERGTAYSAFAIGYLEPPSDTDGRDFAVEFAVDGPMAGDC; this is encoded by the coding sequence ATGTCCCCAACGAGACGAACCGCGATCAAAGGCACCGCCGTCGTCGGCGGGCTCACAGCCATTCCAGGTGCCGTCTACGCCACCGGAGAGCACGACGACGACGATCGAGAGACGAAAGACGACGGATCCGAACCGTCGGCGGCTCCCGAAGCCGCCGTTCGCGTCGCGCACCTCTCGCCCGACGCCCCCGCAGTCGACGTCTACCTCGCGGGCGACAAAGTGCTCGCCGACGTCGCGTACGGAACGATATCCCACTACCTGGGCGTCGACACCGGCACCTACAACGTCCGTATCACGGCCGCTGGCGACGCAGAAACGGTGGTCTTCGACGACGACGTCACGATCGGATCCGCGTACTACACCGTCGCGGCGATCGGCGAACTCGGGGCTGACACCTTCCAACCGCTGATCCTGACCGACGCTGGGTCGGCCCTGGTTCGCCTCGTCCACACCGCGCCCGACGCGCCAGCCGTCGACGTCTACGCCGGCGACGCCGCGCTCTTCCGGAACGTCGCCTTCGGCGAGGCCTCGGATTACGTCGCCGTTCCGGCGGGCGACTACGACCTCGCCGTCCGACCGGCCGGAGACGCCGAGACGACCGTCGCGACCGTCACGGCGAGCGTCGAGCGAGGAACGGCCTACTCCGCGTTCGCGATCGGGTACCTCGAACCGCCGAGCGACACCGACGGACGTGACTTCGCGGTCGAGTTCGCGGTCGACGGGCCGATGGCCGGCGACTGCTAG
- a CDS encoding Zn-ribbon domain-containing OB-fold protein, protein MSDAVPPDRAFVCTACDHRWYYTRQRCPACGAADADTYELGTGSVLATTTVHATPPGVRQPNPLAIVAFEHVSLVAQLADETIETGDAVTFGDEAVLRDGDEPIEGPRLVRSE, encoded by the coding sequence ATGAGCGACGCCGTCCCCCCGGACCGTGCGTTTGTGTGCACCGCGTGCGACCATCGCTGGTACTACACCCGACAGCGCTGTCCGGCCTGTGGCGCCGCCGACGCGGACACCTACGAGCTGGGGACTGGCAGCGTCCTCGCGACGACGACCGTCCACGCCACGCCGCCGGGCGTTCGGCAGCCGAATCCGCTCGCAATCGTCGCGTTCGAGCACGTCTCTCTCGTCGCACAGCTCGCCGACGAGACGATCGAGACCGGCGACGCCGTCACGTTCGGTGACGAGGCCGTCCTCCGGGACGGCGACGAGCCGATCGAGGGGCCCCGGCTGGTCAGATCGGAGTGA
- a CDS encoding ORC1-type DNA replication protein, with product MERDPDEGMLGWDETVFRTESVFEIDYVPETFKHRDSQMQSLTYALRPAVRGSRPLNVLVRGPPGTGKTTAIQRLYDEIGAETRDVRTIRVNCQVNSTRYAVFSRLFEGTFDYEPPSSGISFKKLFGQIAEQLVEDDRVLVVALDDVNYLFYENEASDTLYSLLRAHEEHAGAKIGVILVSSDPTLDVVDELDPRVQSVFRPEDVYFPVYDEREIVDILRERVERGFNDGVVTAPILDRVAELTADSGDLRVGIDLFKRAGLNAEMRGSKTISVEDVESAFETSKYISLSRSLQGLSDSEAALVRVIAEHDGDQAGDVYEAFHEETDLGYTRYSEIVNKLDQLDLIDADYAEIEGRGRSRSLSLSYETDAVLDRLE from the coding sequence ATGGAACGGGACCCCGACGAGGGGATGCTTGGCTGGGACGAGACGGTCTTTCGAACCGAGTCCGTCTTCGAGATCGACTACGTCCCGGAGACGTTCAAGCACCGCGACTCGCAGATGCAGAGTCTGACGTACGCGCTACGTCCGGCCGTCCGCGGATCGCGCCCACTCAACGTCCTCGTCAGGGGACCGCCGGGGACGGGAAAGACGACCGCGATCCAGCGTCTCTACGACGAGATCGGCGCCGAGACTCGGGACGTACGGACGATCCGGGTCAACTGCCAGGTCAACTCGACGCGCTATGCCGTCTTCTCACGACTGTTCGAGGGCACGTTCGACTACGAGCCGCCGTCCTCTGGCATCTCGTTCAAGAAACTCTTCGGCCAGATCGCAGAACAGCTCGTCGAGGACGACCGCGTACTCGTCGTCGCGCTGGACGACGTCAACTACCTCTTCTACGAGAACGAGGCCTCCGACACGCTGTACTCGCTGTTGCGCGCCCACGAGGAACACGCCGGGGCGAAGATCGGCGTCATCCTCGTCTCCTCCGATCCGACGCTCGACGTCGTCGACGAACTCGACCCGCGCGTCCAGAGCGTCTTCCGCCCGGAGGACGTCTACTTCCCCGTCTACGACGAGCGCGAGATCGTCGACATCCTCCGCGAGCGTGTCGAGCGTGGGTTCAACGACGGCGTCGTCACCGCACCGATCCTCGACCGCGTGGCCGAGCTCACCGCAGACAGCGGCGACCTCCGGGTCGGCATCGACCTCTTCAAACGCGCCGGCCTGAACGCCGAGATGCGCGGCTCGAAGACGATCTCCGTCGAGGACGTCGAGTCGGCCTTCGAGACCTCGAAGTACATCAGCCTCTCGCGGAGTCTGCAGGGCCTCTCCGACTCCGAGGCGGCGCTCGTGCGCGTCATCGCCGAGCACGACGGCGATCAAGCGGGCGACGTCTACGAGGCCTTCCACGAGGAGACCGACCTGGGCTACACCCGCTACTCGGAGATCGTCAACAAACTCGACCAGTTAGACCTCATCGACGCCGACTACGCCGAGATCGAGGGTCGCGGCCGCTCGCGTTCGCTCTCGCTGTCGTACGAGACCGACGCCGTGCTGGATCGGTTAGAGTGA
- a CDS encoding FxLYD domain-containing protein translates to MRRRHTLVAGGVALTGLLSGCSEDGEYPSETNDTPTATVSGSTPDSGQFAFPEHRFVNNSGYGEAFVTGQVTTEDTATDGKVLVRVTFRNESGAKLTTETDGVGAIDAGEVKIFKIYVPQDMKGDAVAAYNLSTTPLE, encoded by the coding sequence ATGCGACGTAGACACACGCTCGTCGCCGGAGGGGTAGCCCTCACGGGCCTGTTGAGCGGCTGTAGTGAGGATGGAGAGTATCCGTCGGAGACCAACGACACGCCGACAGCCACCGTGAGCGGTTCCACACCCGATTCCGGTCAGTTTGCGTTTCCCGAACATCGATTCGTGAACAATAGCGGCTATGGCGAGGCCTTCGTCACCGGTCAGGTAACGACCGAAGACACGGCCACCGATGGCAAAGTTCTCGTTCGGGTCACGTTTCGCAACGAGTCGGGAGCGAAACTCACCACGGAGACGGACGGTGTTGGCGCGATCGACGCTGGAGAGGTTAAAATCTTCAAGATATACGTCCCGCAGGATATGAAAGGCGACGCTGTCGCCGCCTACAACCTGTCGACGACACCCCTCGAATAA
- a CDS encoding putative manganese transporter, which produces MADLQSILFASLRDGYVQVSVFVAVTVLLFGLVQYRTNGALLRALEENERLQPLFGGLLGLTPGCGGAIVVMPLYVRGSVSFGTVVATLGATAGDSAFVILALAPEAALYAYGIALAASVATGYLVDSYGIGVARVDAAVSRVSPTATTDGGTVVNSRVGPNPTHEYPSGSPTHSHEAGPDRSSKILTPLSHAAHVAWWVTAAGGLVLGTMYLLRGGPEVALTVGVGFDGAFTVFGLAGAVLSLYLYGVGRHYVGEGQVARARDSFSSLYDTATHAAMETSFVTVWVFAAFLAYEYGVVLTGLDVSAIAAGAGVLAPIGGVAVGLIPGCGPQILLASVYAEGGLPFSALASNAVAQDGDALFPLLAIDPKAAIVATIYNALPALVVGVALFFLWEPVFGMPEFGFGVA; this is translated from the coding sequence GTGGCTGACCTGCAGTCGATCCTCTTCGCGTCGCTCCGGGACGGCTACGTCCAGGTGAGCGTCTTCGTCGCGGTCACGGTGTTGCTGTTCGGCCTGGTCCAGTATCGGACGAACGGTGCCTTGCTCCGCGCGCTCGAGGAAAACGAGCGGTTGCAACCGCTCTTCGGCGGGCTGCTCGGACTGACGCCCGGTTGTGGGGGTGCGATCGTCGTCATGCCGCTGTACGTCCGCGGGTCGGTCAGCTTCGGCACCGTCGTTGCTACGCTCGGCGCGACGGCCGGCGACTCTGCGTTCGTCATCCTGGCGCTGGCACCCGAGGCCGCGTTGTACGCCTACGGTATCGCCCTCGCCGCCTCGGTGGCGACGGGGTACCTCGTCGACTCGTACGGTATCGGCGTCGCCCGGGTCGACGCGGCCGTCTCGCGCGTTTCGCCCACCGCGACGACCGACGGAGGCACCGTCGTCAACAGCCGCGTCGGGCCGAATCCGACTCACGAGTACCCGTCCGGGTCGCCGACGCACTCCCACGAGGCCGGTCCGGATCGCTCCTCGAAGATCCTCACGCCGCTTTCTCACGCCGCCCACGTGGCCTGGTGGGTGACGGCCGCCGGCGGGCTCGTCCTCGGTACGATGTACCTCCTTCGTGGCGGCCCCGAGGTCGCGCTGACCGTCGGCGTGGGCTTCGACGGAGCGTTCACCGTCTTCGGGCTCGCGGGCGCTGTGCTCTCGCTGTACCTCTACGGCGTCGGACGTCACTACGTCGGCGAGGGGCAGGTCGCTCGCGCCCGCGACTCGTTCTCGTCGCTCTACGACACAGCCACCCACGCGGCGATGGAGACCAGCTTCGTCACCGTCTGGGTATTCGCCGCGTTCCTCGCCTACGAGTACGGCGTCGTCCTCACGGGCCTCGACGTCTCCGCCATCGCTGCCGGTGCCGGCGTACTCGCGCCGATCGGCGGCGTCGCGGTCGGCCTGATCCCCGGCTGCGGCCCGCAGATCCTGCTCGCCAGCGTCTACGCCGAGGGCGGCCTGCCGTTCTCCGCGCTCGCGTCCAACGCCGTCGCCCAGGACGGCGACGCGCTGTTCCCGCTGCTCGCGATCGATCCGAAGGCCGCGATCGTCGCGACGATCTACAACGCCCTCCCGGCGCTCGTCGTCGGCGTGGCGCTGTTCTTCCTCTGGGAACCCGTCTTCGGCATGCCCGAGTTCGGCTTCGGCGTGGCGTGA
- a CDS encoding AbrB/MazE/SpoVT family DNA-binding domain-containing protein — translation MSSEGVDAESKVSGNQANIPARIRRELDIDDGDHLRWHLEADGSVRVEVVQQRAGTFADFDGYAGEETTDVTNDHDAWGVDSE, via the coding sequence ATGAGCAGCGAGGGAGTCGACGCCGAAAGCAAGGTGTCGGGGAACCAGGCGAACATTCCCGCCCGAATTCGCCGTGAACTCGACATCGACGACGGCGACCACCTCCGGTGGCACCTCGAAGCCGACGGGAGCGTTCGGGTCGAGGTCGTCCAGCAGCGAGCGGGTACGTTCGCCGACTTCGACGGCTACGCCGGCGAGGAGACGACTGACGTGACGAACGACCACGACGCCTGGGGCGTGGACAGCGAGTAA
- a CDS encoding PIN domain-containing protein has protein sequence MPRALVDTSVLYAAAYRKDAAHEPGLPILAGIDDGSLPEAVVIDYVLAETLNGLGTHAGHDAAVDLLDRIEENARFHIDSLSSDALATGKAFFRQYEPLSFFDACIVAYMQTEGLGYLYAFDDDFDVAEDVYRLETATNPYDPN, from the coding sequence ATGCCCCGTGCACTCGTCGATACGTCGGTCCTCTACGCAGCGGCCTATCGAAAGGATGCCGCTCACGAGCCCGGGCTCCCGATACTCGCGGGCATCGACGATGGCTCGCTGCCGGAGGCGGTCGTCATCGACTACGTGCTCGCGGAGACGCTCAACGGCCTCGGGACTCACGCCGGCCACGACGCCGCCGTCGATCTCCTCGATCGGATCGAAGAAAACGCCCGCTTCCACATCGACTCGCTCAGTTCCGACGCTCTCGCGACGGGGAAAGCATTCTTCCGCCAATACGAACCGCTCTCTTTCTTCGACGCCTGTATCGTTGCGTACATGCAAACGGAGGGACTCGGCTACCTCTACGCGTTCGACGACGACTTCGATGTCGCCGAGGATGTCTACCGGCTCGAAACGGCGACGAACCCGTACGATCCGAACTGA
- a CDS encoding DUF7553 family protein, which yields MDEDELVRARDRLRDAERDADGSVATDLRAVADDLEAIANGDQPVDHAVIDGYLNRLRQAEREADAGVEGDVAAAIEVLSTYRTGLGER from the coding sequence ATGGACGAGGACGAATTAGTGCGCGCACGCGACCGGCTTCGAGACGCCGAACGAGACGCGGATGGATCGGTTGCGACCGACCTTCGGGCTGTCGCCGACGACCTAGAGGCGATCGCGAACGGTGACCAGCCGGTCGACCACGCCGTGATCGACGGTTACCTGAATCGGCTCCGCCAGGCCGAGCGAGAGGCCGATGCCGGCGTCGAGGGCGATGTAGCCGCGGCGATCGAGGTGCTTTCGACGTACCGGACGGGGCTGGGAGAGCGCTGA
- a CDS encoding CaiB/BaiF CoA transferase family protein — protein MDGGGRILDGVTVIDLSTFVTGGFCSLMLANQGAEVIKVERPGVGDDIRHSGPPFVDGESPYYWTVNYGKKSVELDLKTDAGLEALYDLAGEADVFLQNFRPGTAERLGVDEESIRSHTDDVIYCAISAFGQTGPWRERPGYDLLVQGMGGIMSVTGEPDGRPVKVGLPTTDLITGMWAAFGVVTALFRRERTGEGEYLELGMLDAVLPWLTKQAGKTFAGESPTRMGTKDPVLAPYQTFETADGHLNVACLNDRLWDRLCVALDRDDLATDDRFATNADRVEHMDALETELEATFRERTTDEWMTVLVDEAGVPAGPVFEVEDALANEQTEARGTVRTIDDPDRGEIPVIEHPIRYGRAESGFESPPPELGEHTRSVFGSLGYDDRDLDELARRGAFGERGDDA, from the coding sequence ATGGATGGCGGTGGCCGCATACTGGATGGCGTGACGGTGATCGATCTGTCGACGTTCGTCACGGGCGGGTTCTGCTCGCTGATGCTCGCGAATCAGGGGGCGGAGGTCATCAAAGTCGAACGGCCCGGCGTCGGCGACGACATTCGCCACTCGGGTCCGCCGTTCGTCGACGGCGAGTCGCCGTACTACTGGACGGTCAACTACGGGAAGAAGAGCGTCGAACTCGACCTCAAGACGGACGCTGGACTCGAGGCGCTGTACGACCTCGCGGGCGAAGCCGACGTCTTCCTCCAGAACTTCCGGCCCGGGACGGCCGAGCGTCTGGGCGTCGACGAGGAGTCGATCCGCTCGCACACCGACGACGTGATCTACTGTGCGATTTCGGCGTTCGGCCAGACCGGCCCCTGGCGCGAGCGACCCGGCTACGACCTGCTCGTCCAGGGGATGGGCGGAATCATGAGCGTCACCGGCGAACCGGACGGCCGGCCCGTCAAAGTCGGCCTCCCGACGACCGACCTGATAACGGGTATGTGGGCGGCGTTCGGCGTCGTGACCGCCCTCTTCCGGCGCGAACGAACCGGCGAGGGCGAGTACCTCGAACTCGGCATGCTCGACGCGGTGCTCCCGTGGCTCACGAAGCAGGCCGGCAAGACGTTCGCCGGCGAGTCGCCGACCCGGATGGGAACGAAGGATCCCGTCCTCGCGCCGTACCAGACCTTCGAGACGGCCGACGGGCACCTGAACGTCGCGTGTCTCAACGACCGGCTCTGGGACCGCCTCTGCGTCGCGCTCGACCGCGACGACCTCGCCACCGACGACCGGTTCGCGACGAACGCCGACCGCGTCGAGCACATGGACGCCCTCGAAACCGAACTCGAGGCGACGTTCCGTGAGCGGACCACCGACGAGTGGATGACGGTCCTCGTCGACGAGGCCGGCGTTCCCGCCGGTCCCGTCTTCGAGGTCGAGGACGCGCTGGCGAACGAACAGACCGAGGCGCGGGGGACGGTGAGGACGATCGACGACCCCGACCGGGGCGAGATTCCGGTGATCGAACACCCGATCCGGTACGGCCGCGCGGAGAGCGGGTTCGAGTCGCCGCCGCCGGAACTCGGCGAGCACACCCGGAGCGTCTTCGGCTCACTCGGCTACGACGACCGCGACCTGGACGAACTCGCCCGGAGAGGTGCGTTCGGTGAGCGGGGTGACGACGCGTGA